A stretch of Candidatus Omnitrophota bacterium DNA encodes these proteins:
- a CDS encoding dihydropteroate synthase, producing MLIIGERINSTRPKICEAIKARNAADILKEAKSQIAAGAVYIDVNCAVTSGDELQDIDWVISVIQSKVPGVNICIDSPNYLALERGLKVYKSTGSLFINSITDEDSRINNILPLAIKYKAKLVALTMSDKGMPDTANERFEIAKSIVEKVRRAGFNTNDLYIDALIRPISTEPAQASEFLKSIKMIKSLGDVKTICGLSNVSFGLPSRGLINSIFLAMAMSEGLDAAIVDPTEKHIASSFTASGALLGIDEYCGNYIKAFREGKLT from the coding sequence ATGCTGATCATAGGTGAGAGAATAAATTCTACAAGGCCGAAAATCTGTGAAGCCATAAAAGCGAGAAACGCCGCCGATATTCTGAAGGAGGCTAAAAGCCAGATTGCCGCAGGCGCCGTATATATCGACGTAAATTGCGCCGTTACCTCAGGCGATGAGCTTCAGGATATCGACTGGGTGATCAGCGTTATTCAGAGCAAGGTGCCGGGCGTGAATATCTGTATCGATAGTCCTAACTATCTTGCCCTGGAGAGAGGCCTTAAGGTCTATAAGTCTACGGGGAGCCTTTTCATTAATTCGATAACCGACGAGGATTCGAGAATAAATAATATTCTTCCGCTAGCGATCAAATATAAAGCGAAGCTTGTCGCCCTCACGATGAGTGATAAAGGGATGCCGGATACAGCTAATGAGCGCTTCGAGATCGCTAAGAGTATCGTCGAAAAGGTGAGGAGAGCAGGTTTTAATACAAATGACCTCTACATAGACGCGCTTATCAGGCCGATATCTACAGAGCCCGCCCAGGCGAGCGAATTTTTAAAGTCGATAAAGATGATAAAGAGCTTGGGCGACGTTAAGACGATATGCGGGCTTTCCAATGTCTCGTTCGGCCTTCCTAGTAGGGGCCTCATAAATTCCATATTTCTGGCAATGGCAATGAGCGAGGGATTGGACGCGGCGATAGTCGATCCGACCGAGAAGCATATAGCGTCGAGCTTTACCGCCTCCGGCGCCCTCCTGGGCATCGACGAATACTGCGGTAATTATATCAAAGCTTTTCGCGAAGGAAAATTAACCTAA
- a CDS encoding 2-dehydropantoate 2-reductase, producing the protein MKITVVGPGALGCLIAALLKNKTKDEIWLLDEFADRARKISLEGIKVEGMSGPFTVKVNATANVNDIGSCDLVILCVKSYSTEDACKGIKDLVSEKTGVLTLQNGIGNIQILNDYFGPERVIAGVTNHGSTLIETAHVRHAGKGDTIIGKADGRVLGAIREVAGILTKAGFEAKVSKDIDSVIWSKLVVNVGINALTAITRLNNGALIEHEECRQILRSAVQEAVKVVKRKRIKLLYDDPIQKVESVCRATSSNVSSMLQDILNKKRTEIDFINGAIVRQAKALNIPTPVNEVLTNLVKTIEKNREKRAKEK; encoded by the coding sequence ATGAAGATAACAGTCGTCGGTCCGGGCGCGTTAGGATGTCTGATAGCCGCGTTATTGAAAAATAAGACAAAGGACGAGATCTGGCTGCTGGACGAATTCGCCGATAGGGCCAGGAAGATCTCGCTCGAAGGCATAAAGGTCGAAGGCATGAGCGGCCCGTTCACGGTCAAGGTTAACGCGACGGCGAACGTCAATGATATCGGTTCGTGCGACCTCGTTATCCTGTGCGTGAAAAGCTATTCTACCGAGGATGCCTGTAAAGGGATAAAGGACCTAGTATCGGAAAAGACCGGAGTCCTGACTCTCCAGAACGGCATTGGCAACATTCAGATATTAAACGATTACTTCGGCCCGGAGAGGGTGATCGCAGGCGTCACGAACCACGGCTCGACCCTGATCGAAACCGCCCATGTAAGACATGCGGGAAAAGGCGACACGATCATAGGCAAGGCGGACGGCAGAGTGCTCGGCGCGATACGCGAAGTCGCCGGCATATTGACGAAGGCGGGTTTTGAGGCAAAGGTCTCCAAGGATATCGATTCCGTAATATGGAGTAAACTGGTCGTCAATGTCGGGATAAACGCTCTTACTGCTATCACTCGCCTGAATAACGGCGCGCTTATCGAACACGAAGAATGCCGGCAAATTTTGCGAAGCGCGGTGCAGGAAGCGGTAAAGGTCGTGAAGCGTAAGCGCATAAAGCTTTTATATGATGACCCGATACAGAAGGTGGAGTCCGTCTGCAGGGCGACTTCCTCGAACGTATCGAGCATGCTTCAGGACATATTGAATAAGAAGAGGACGGAGATAGATTTTATAAATGGCGCCATAGTGAGACAGGCGAAAGCGCTCAACATCCCGACTCCGGTCAATGAGGTATTGACCAATCTAGTAAAGACAATAGAAAAGAACAGGGAAAAGAGAGCGAAGGAGAAGTAG
- the panB gene encoding 3-methyl-2-oxobutanoate hydroxymethyltransferase: protein MERKKIMIGDLAAKKREGRKITMLTAYDYPMARIIDDAGIDVILVGDSLGMVVLGYDSTVPVTMDEMIHHAKAARRGTKFAFLVGDMPFMSYQVSKEEAVRNAGRFMKEALCDAVKLEGGDEVLDVTKAIVDAGIPVLGHLGLTPQTVSKLGGYKVQGKDRESAEKIIDQALRLEKAGCFAVVLECVPDKVAKLVTERLRIPTISCGAGPDCDGQVMVTNDMIGLFDRFVPKFVKQYIKLLPLISDAFKKYKEEVENGEFPGPEHTFTIKAEELKEIKKG, encoded by the coding sequence ATGGAACGCAAAAAAATAATGATCGGCGATTTGGCCGCGAAGAAACGCGAAGGCAGGAAGATCACGATGCTTACCGCATATGACTATCCGATGGCGCGTATTATCGATGATGCCGGGATCGACGTGATCCTGGTCGGTGATTCGCTCGGGATGGTGGTGCTCGGTTACGATTCGACGGTGCCGGTGACGATGGACGAGATGATCCATCACGCGAAGGCAGCCCGCCGCGGCACGAAATTCGCTTTTCTGGTCGGCGATATGCCGTTCATGTCATATCAGGTCTCCAAGGAAGAAGCTGTACGCAACGCCGGAAGATTCATGAAGGAAGCTCTCTGCGATGCCGTGAAGCTAGAGGGCGGCGACGAAGTGCTCGATGTCACGAAGGCGATAGTGGACGCAGGGATCCCCGTCCTCGGACATCTGGGGCTCACTCCGCAGACCGTCTCCAAGCTCGGCGGATATAAGGTGCAGGGCAAGGACCGGGAGTCGGCGGAGAAGATCATCGATCAGGCATTGAGGCTCGAGAAGGCCGGCTGTTTTGCCGTGGTCCTCGAATGCGTTCCCGACAAGGTGGCGAAGCTCGTCACTGAAAGGCTGAGAATACCGACCATAAGCTGCGGCGCGGGACCTGATTGCGACGGCCAGGTAATGGTCACTAACGATATGATAGGCCTTTTCGACAGGTTCGTCCCGAAATTCGTCAAACAGTATATTAAGCTTTTGCCTCTGATATCGGATGCGTTTAAGAAGTATAAAGAGGAAGTGGAGAACGGCGAATTTCCGGGACCCGAACATACATTCACGATAAAAGCGGAAGAGTTGAAGGAAATTAAAAAGGGGTAG
- a CDS encoding dihydropteroate synthase — MIVIGELINGMYKDVSKAISNREADVIQHVAEEQVRAGANILDINTGPYSNNPKDDMKWLVENIQKVVSVQLSLDSTKIDVIEEGIKVAANRVVINSTSADDDKMSAVFELAKKYNAQVIGLAMDKTGIPNTKNDRLGLAAKIVAKATEYGISPADLYLDPIAMPVNVTQSQGREVMDAIRDFSVLSNPAPNTVIGLSNVSQGTKRHRSLLDRTFLVMALANGLTAAILDPLDKELMDAMIAAELILNKHIYCDSFLEAYRRK; from the coding sequence ATGATAGTCATAGGCGAGCTTATCAATGGAATGTACAAAGATGTCAGCAAGGCGATATCGAATAGAGAAGCCGATGTCATCCAGCATGTAGCGGAAGAGCAGGTGAGGGCGGGAGCGAATATCCTGGATATCAACACCGGCCCATATTCGAACAATCCGAAGGATGATATGAAATGGCTTGTCGAGAATATCCAGAAGGTTGTCAGCGTGCAGCTATCCCTGGATTCGACAAAGATCGATGTCATTGAAGAGGGCATTAAGGTCGCGGCCAATCGCGTGGTCATCAATTCGACAAGCGCCGACGATGATAAGATGTCCGCGGTATTTGAGCTCGCGAAGAAATATAATGCGCAGGTCATAGGGCTCGCTATGGATAAGACGGGGATCCCTAATACGAAGAACGACAGGTTAGGGCTTGCCGCGAAGATAGTCGCGAAAGCTACAGAGTACGGTATCAGTCCCGCGGACCTTTATCTCGATCCGATAGCTATGCCTGTAAACGTGACTCAAAGCCAGGGCCGCGAGGTTATGGACGCGATAAGAGATTTTAGCGTGCTCTCTAATCCCGCTCCGAATACCGTTATAGGGTTGTCCAATGTATCGCAGGGGACGAAAAGACACCGCAGCCTCTTAGACAGGACATTTCTGGTGATGGCCCTTGCCAACGGGTTGACGGCCGCGATCCTCGATCCGCTCGATAAGGAGCTGATGGACGCCATGATTGCCGCCGAGCTCATATTGAACAAACATATCTATTGCGACTCATTCCTGGAAGCGTACAGAAGGAAATAA
- a CDS encoding acetyl-CoA decarbonylase/synthase complex subunit delta — MPIELVKEKCAGAINTVEIGRPDKAVKIGGQTALPFLFEEGEMPNPPLIAYEILDCAPDDWPEHLMEPYGSAIKDPVKWAKVCVNDFGAQVLCVRLASMHPDYGARKVEEPLAILKAISNQTGVPLIVMGSGDDERDNDIMPKVSQALKDENCLLGMAAQNNYKTLAATCLADGHSIIADSPIDVNIAKQVNILISDMGFDTKRIVMHPTTTSLGYGMEYVYSIMERARLAAFMGDRMLAMPFIVFVGAETWRTKEAKEFGKVQGINWEITTAVSLIQAGADLIVMRHPDAAKSVKNYIDRIMTK, encoded by the coding sequence ATGCCGATAGAGCTTGTGAAGGAAAAGTGCGCGGGAGCGATAAATACGGTCGAGATAGGCAGACCCGATAAGGCAGTGAAGATAGGTGGACAGACTGCCCTGCCGTTCCTGTTCGAGGAAGGCGAGATGCCCAATCCGCCGCTCATAGCGTATGAGATACTCGACTGCGCGCCCGATGACTGGCCGGAGCACCTTATGGAGCCTTACGGTAGCGCCATCAAAGACCCGGTCAAATGGGCGAAGGTGTGCGTTAACGATTTCGGCGCTCAAGTCCTGTGCGTACGCCTTGCGAGTATGCATCCGGACTACGGTGCGAGGAAGGTGGAGGAGCCGCTCGCGATATTAAAAGCGATCTCGAACCAGACCGGCGTGCCTTTGATAGTGATGGGCTCCGGCGACGATGAACGTGATAACGATATAATGCCGAAGGTGAGCCAGGCCCTTAAGGATGAGAATTGCCTCCTGGGCATGGCGGCGCAGAATAATTATAAGACGCTCGCGGCCACATGCCTCGCCGACGGCCATTCGATAATCGCGGACTCTCCGATCGATGTAAATATCGCCAAACAGGTCAATATACTTATAAGCGACATGGGTTTCGACACGAAGAGGATAGTGATGCATCCCACGACGACGTCTCTCGGATACGGAATGGAATATGTCTATTCGATAATGGAGCGCGCGCGGCTCGCGGCATTTATGGGCGACAGGATGCTCGCCATGCCTTTTATAGTATTCGTCGGAGCGGAGACATGGAGGACCAAGGAGGCTAAGGAGTTCGGCAAGGTTCAGGGCATAAACTGGGAGATAACGACGGCTGTGTCACTTATCCAGGCAGGCGCCGATCTGATAGTGATGCGCCATCCGGATGCGGCTAAGTCGGTGAAGAACTATATAGACCGGATCATGACAAAATAG
- a CDS encoding AAA family ATPase codes for MVSELIRKEKGSILAIDADPNSCFALSLGVKSPETIVGVCEDISKNMDKIPSGMTKDRFIEMKVQESLTETKDFDLLVMGAPEGPGCYCYVNNLLREIIDRITNNYDFVVIDNAAGMEHISRRTTGAIAKLVLVSDYSVAGVRAAKRIYDLAKELKIKIGKAYLIINRVSGSLSALKDEISSAGMDMAGSVPYDEALVEWNISDKPIFGFESKEISSRIGEIFEKLMEN; via the coding sequence ATCGTCTCGGAGCTTATCCGCAAAGAAAAGGGCTCGATACTTGCGATCGACGCTGACCCTAATTCCTGTTTTGCGCTTTCGCTCGGCGTCAAGAGCCCGGAGACGATTGTGGGGGTGTGTGAAGATATCTCTAAAAATATGGATAAGATACCGTCGGGCATGACGAAGGACCGTTTCATAGAGATGAAGGTCCAGGAGTCGCTTACGGAAACGAAGGACTTCGATCTTCTCGTGATGGGCGCTCCGGAAGGCCCCGGATGTTATTGTTACGTCAATAATCTTTTAAGGGAGATAATAGACCGCATAACCAATAATTACGATTTTGTGGTTATCGATAATGCGGCAGGCATGGAGCATATATCGCGCCGCACCACCGGGGCAATCGCCAAGCTTGTGCTTGTGAGCGACTATTCGGTGGCAGGGGTGCGCGCGGCGAAAAGGATCTATGACCTCGCAAAAGAACTTAAAATAAAGATAGGGAAGGCATATCTTATAATAAACAGGGTTTCGGGTTCCCTTTCGGCATTAAAGGACGAGATATCGTCCGCAGGAATGGATATGGCAGGTTCGGTGCCATACGATGAGGCGCTCGTAGAGTGGAATATTTCCGATAAGCCGATCTTCGGGTTCGAGAGTAAAGAGATTAGCTCCCGGATCGGGGAGATATTTGAAAAATTGATGGAGAATTGA
- a CDS encoding ASKHA domain-containing protein — translation MREFTVTFKPQGKSIVVPQGTDLLRAATKAGIAVSAPCGGEGICGKCRAVVEKGNVRTEVSRLIGEADRKRGMVLACQTLVESDLEVTFPKESLETHEHLSHDAEDFTKGVILKREKVFRFSPLINKVYLELPPPTTDDNTSDLDRIVNALEHKIGNPRLSTKLTNVKHLSEVLRENDFKITVTLAYRDGVLEILSFEPGDTTGSNFAFAFDIGTTTVVGQLIDLKDGAILGTRIAFNKQAAYGSDVIVRIIYASEPDGMEKLNSCVIDNINEIIEDLIAAHKVNLNDIYAIVSAGNMTMMHILLKIDPSGIRKAPYVPTVSVFPTVNAAELAIEINPKGIAAFLPGVSTYIGGDIVSGILACGLAENEELALLVDIGTNGEIVLGNREWMIGSAASAGPAFEGSGLACGMKAVSGAIQRVAIDANFNAEFDTISHSAPKGICGSGYIDLLCQMLKRGIIGKDGRINRDTGSGRIRKADTSYEFVVASAPETAIGRDIVIQDDDIENLKRSKGAIYSAIIALLNKVGKNISDVKKIYIAGGFGNYLNIENSIFIGLLPDIKRSVYEFVGNSSLAGARMSLLSHEAFEKANELYKNITFLDLGAEPGYMDEYIASLFFPHTDIGRFPSVRL, via the coding sequence ATGCGCGAATTCACTGTAACGTTCAAGCCGCAGGGTAAGTCGATCGTAGTGCCTCAAGGGACTGACCTCTTGAGGGCAGCTACTAAGGCCGGAATAGCGGTGAGCGCGCCTTGCGGCGGCGAAGGCATCTGCGGAAAATGCCGTGCGGTAGTCGAAAAAGGCAATGTAAGGACAGAGGTCTCGCGCCTTATCGGAGAAGCTGACAGGAAGAGAGGGATGGTGCTGGCCTGCCAGACCCTAGTCGAGAGCGACCTGGAAGTGACCTTTCCTAAAGAATCTCTGGAGACGCACGAGCATTTAAGTCATGATGCCGAAGATTTCACAAAGGGCGTTATCCTAAAGAGGGAGAAGGTATTTCGCTTTTCACCTCTGATCAACAAGGTGTACCTTGAGCTTCCGCCACCGACGACCGATGACAATACCAGCGACCTCGATAGAATTGTAAACGCTCTCGAGCATAAGATCGGTAACCCGCGTCTATCGACAAAGCTTACCAATGTGAAGCATTTAAGCGAAGTCTTGAGAGAGAACGATTTTAAAATAACGGTTACGCTTGCGTATAGGGACGGAGTCTTGGAGATATTGTCTTTTGAGCCCGGCGATACGACCGGCTCCAACTTCGCCTTCGCTTTCGATATAGGCACTACGACGGTTGTGGGGCAGCTCATCGACCTGAAGGACGGAGCTATCCTGGGCACGAGGATAGCTTTTAACAAACAGGCCGCATATGGTTCCGATGTCATCGTGAGGATAATTTACGCATCCGAACCAGATGGCATGGAGAAATTGAACTCCTGCGTTATTGATAATATAAATGAGATAATCGAGGATTTAATAGCCGCTCATAAGGTCAATTTGAACGATATTTACGCTATTGTGTCCGCCGGTAACATGACGATGATGCATATACTTCTTAAGATAGATCCGTCCGGCATACGTAAGGCGCCGTATGTCCCGACTGTGAGCGTATTTCCCACAGTTAACGCGGCGGAGCTCGCTATCGAAATAAACCCGAAGGGGATAGCGGCGTTCCTGCCCGGAGTCAGCACCTACATAGGCGGCGACATAGTCTCCGGAATATTGGCCTGCGGGCTTGCCGAGAATGAAGAGCTGGCGCTTCTGGTCGATATCGGTACCAATGGCGAGATAGTCCTGGGAAACCGCGAATGGATGATAGGCTCGGCGGCCAGCGCGGGACCCGCGTTTGAGGGCAGCGGCCTGGCCTGCGGCATGAAGGCCGTGAGCGGGGCGATACAGAGGGTGGCGATCGACGCTAATTTCAATGCGGAGTTTGACACCATTTCTCATTCGGCGCCAAAAGGCATATGCGGTTCCGGATACATAGATCTTCTATGCCAGATGCTTAAACGCGGTATAATAGGTAAGGACGGCAGGATAAACCGCGATACCGGATCAGGAAGAATCCGGAAAGCCGATACAAGCTACGAGTTTGTAGTAGCCTCTGCTCCTGAGACGGCGATAGGGCGCGATATAGTGATCCAGGACGATGACATTGAGAACCTGAAACGTTCGAAAGGCGCAATATACAGCGCTATCATCGCGCTCCTTAATAAAGTCGGCAAGAATATTTCAGATGTAAAGAAGATCTACATAGCGGGGGGATTCGGCAATTATCTGAATATCGAAAATTCAATATTCATCGGGCTATTACCGGATATCAAAAGATCCGTTTACGAGTTTGTAGGAAATTCTTCTCTTGCCGGGGCGCGGATGTCGCTTCTTTCGCATGAGGCTTTTGAGAAAGCGAACGAGTTATATAAGAATATCACGTTTTTGGACCTGGGTGCGGAACCGGGCTATATGGACGAGTACATTGCGTCACTCTTCTTTCCGCATACAGATATCGGGAGATTCCCATCGGTACGGTTATAG
- the acsC gene encoding acetyl-CoA decarbonylase/synthase complex subunit gamma yields the protein MALSGLDIYKLLPKTNCKECGFATCLAMAMALAQKKVSLDKCPHVTAAAREALESASQPPIKLVTIGTAEAKFEVGNETVMYRHEQKFYHPAAIGLLVEDSMDEEEIGKTVAKINALKFERVGQQIGVNLICVKNSSGYRNKFLTAVRAVEAVSKLPIALYSDDAQAMREAVKLCKEKRPLIICGEKTSPDAFIKLAAENNLPIAVTCAGIEKVAEATTKAKTGGVEEIVINLKEEGLSKRIQEFTYIRRLALKKNFRPLGYPIIAFTESADPDLELAEAVSYMAKYAGIVVMKNTDKEFVYPLLVARQDIYQDPQKPVQVEPRIYEIGKVTKDSPVLVTTNFSITYFTVAAEVESSKVPTYVICCDAEGMSVLTAWAAEKFTAEQISAMLKKCGIENMVSHRTLTIPGYVAVLSGKLEEVSGWNISVGPREASGIINYLKNWKP from the coding sequence ATGGCATTGTCGGGATTAGACATATATAAGCTGCTGCCGAAGACTAACTGCAAGGAGTGCGGATTCGCGACCTGCCTGGCGATGGCGATGGCGCTCGCGCAGAAGAAAGTTTCGCTCGACAAGTGTCCGCATGTTACAGCCGCAGCCAGGGAGGCCCTCGAGAGCGCTTCTCAACCGCCGATAAAACTCGTTACGATAGGAACGGCTGAGGCAAAGTTCGAGGTAGGCAATGAGACCGTTATGTATCGCCATGAGCAGAAGTTTTACCATCCTGCCGCTATAGGCCTTCTTGTCGAAGACTCGATGGATGAAGAAGAGATCGGTAAGACGGTCGCTAAAATAAACGCTCTGAAGTTCGAGCGTGTCGGCCAGCAGATAGGCGTGAACCTTATATGCGTAAAGAACTCTTCCGGCTATCGCAATAAATTCCTGACGGCGGTGAGAGCTGTGGAGGCCGTATCAAAACTGCCTATTGCGCTTTATAGTGACGACGCACAGGCTATGCGGGAGGCCGTGAAATTATGCAAGGAGAAGAGGCCTTTGATAATTTGCGGCGAGAAGACATCTCCGGATGCCTTTATAAAGCTTGCCGCGGAAAATAATCTTCCCATCGCCGTAACCTGCGCCGGCATTGAAAAGGTCGCCGAGGCCACTACTAAGGCTAAGACAGGCGGAGTAGAAGAGATAGTGATCAATCTGAAGGAGGAGGGGTTGTCAAAGCGCATCCAGGAATTCACATACATAAGACGCCTCGCGCTGAAAAAAAATTTCAGGCCTTTAGGCTACCCTATCATAGCGTTTACCGAAAGCGCTGATCCGGATCTTGAGCTTGCCGAGGCGGTCTCGTATATGGCTAAATATGCCGGGATTGTGGTGATGAAGAACACGGATAAGGAATTTGTATATCCGCTTCTCGTGGCGCGTCAGGATATCTATCAGGACCCCCAGAAGCCTGTCCAGGTCGAGCCCAGGATATACGAGATAGGCAAGGTGACGAAAGACTCGCCTGTGCTCGTCACAACAAATTTCTCGATAACGTATTTTACGGTCGCCGCCGAGGTCGAATCCAGCAAGGTCCCGACTTATGTAATATGCTGCGATGCCGAAGGGATGTCGGTCCTGACGGCCTGGGCGGCGGAGAAGTTCACCGCGGAGCAGATATCCGCAATGCTGAAGAAGTGCGGGATCGAGAATATGGTATCACACCGGACGCTCACGATACCCGGATACGTCGCGGTATTGAGCGGCAAGCTCGAAGAGGTCTCCGGATGGAATATATCGGTCGGGCCGCGTGAGGCGTCGGGCATAATCAATTATTTAAAAAATTGGAAGCCTTAG
- a CDS encoding glycosyltransferase family 39 protein translates to MENRKLFTVLLIAAFAIGILLRISFLNVSQYNMGPDESFYLRYANIFAEKGLPSINGMAIEYIANAGMHLFPNPTRIGQIVMSGLWLKMLNGFDFNALVRMSAFFSILSLFVGYLFAKKLFDEKIALLSLMLFAVSPLNLALARRALQDGTIYFFVLLTLYAFYIALKRQSRVAYIFFIVSFFICVMVKESTVLLAAFFAFFILWDRTFYNKSLNVLLPAISIAAAFVFITVAYLVFIGQDNLVRLVNIISTSPMTNEYARMYQSGSLLRYLIDFILISPLTVIAAAGFFVLFITGNIAQDDASFYLVTFFIISYMVYSLFSKNLRYVIFLDLPIRILAAVFMSKLFTRFGNKAFALSVSAVMAVAVTDFLLFKHIFLTCAVYDPVTVNLLNAWQH, encoded by the coding sequence ATGGAAAACAGAAAATTATTTACGGTTTTATTGATAGCGGCATTCGCGATCGGGATACTCTTGAGGATAAGCTTCCTGAACGTCAGTCAATATAACATGGGTCCAGACGAGAGCTTTTATTTGCGATATGCTAATATCTTCGCTGAAAAGGGCCTGCCCTCGATAAACGGCATGGCGATCGAGTATATCGCGAATGCAGGGATGCACCTATTCCCGAACCCTACAAGGATCGGACAGATTGTAATGTCGGGCCTATGGCTCAAGATGCTTAATGGTTTCGATTTCAATGCTCTCGTGCGAATGTCGGCCTTCTTCAGCATTTTGTCGCTTTTTGTCGGATACCTATTCGCCAAAAAATTATTTGACGAGAAGATAGCGCTGTTGAGTCTCATGCTATTTGCGGTATCGCCCCTTAATCTCGCTCTGGCGAGAAGAGCGTTGCAGGACGGTACGATATATTTTTTTGTTTTATTGACCCTGTATGCTTTCTATATTGCGCTTAAGCGTCAGAGCCGCGTGGCTTATATCTTTTTTATTGTATCGTTTTTTATCTGTGTCATGGTCAAGGAGTCCACCGTGCTCTTAGCGGCCTTCTTCGCTTTCTTTATACTCTGGGACCGAACATTTTATAATAAAAGCCTGAACGTGCTATTACCTGCGATCTCGATCGCGGCTGCTTTCGTCTTTATTACCGTCGCCTATCTTGTTTTTATCGGGCAGGATAACCTGGTCAGGCTGGTGAATATCATATCTACGTCTCCGATGACGAATGAATATGCCAGAATGTATCAATCGGGGTCGCTCTTACGATACCTGATCGATTTTATATTGATCTCGCCGCTTACGGTCATAGCGGCGGCCGGCTTCTTCGTTTTATTCATTACAGGAAATATCGCGCAGGACGACGCCAGTTTCTATCTCGTCACTTTCTTCATAATTTCATATATGGTATACAGCCTCTTCAGTAAAAACCTGAGGTATGTGATATTCCTGGACCTGCCGATACGGATACTTGCGGCCGTCTTCATGTCGAAGTTATTTACAAGATTCGGTAATAAGGCTTTTGCGTTATCCGTTTCAGCTGTTATGGCAGTTGCGGTCACAGATTTTCTTCTATTTAAACATATCTTCTTAACGTGCGCCGTATACGATCCGGTGACTGTAAACCTGCTGAACGCATGGCAACATTAA